In the genome of Nycticebus coucang isolate mNycCou1 chromosome 12, mNycCou1.pri, whole genome shotgun sequence, one region contains:
- the RNF151 gene encoding RING finger protein 151 isoform X1: MCVSLHSMVSFGPSPGAESSLYTSSCLLQETRPIGSPSKGWTRGDLPLPLRTLTLFMPPSRQKTCPCCRKEVKRKKMVHVNKLRKTIGRLEVKCKNAEAGCLVTCPLAHRKGHQDSCPFELMACPNEGCTAQVPRGTLGEHQQHCQQGVQQRCSLGCGATLGPAQRASHNCYRELREAWSQRQERSRVLLLHLLQRVRRVHRATSLVRRQLAQLSKFLEEDEALLMGAPQEAVEGAPEGSMGAEVWGTQG; encoded by the exons ATGTGTGTGTCCCTACATTCCATGGTATCCTTTGGCCCCAGTCCTGGAGCTGAGAGCTCCCTGTATACATCTTCATGCCTCCTCCAGGAGACGAGACCAATTGGGTCACCCAGTAAAGGATGGACCAGGGGAGACCTGCCCCTTCCACTCAGAACACTCACCCTATTTATGCCTCCTTCCAGACAAAAGACCTGTCCGTGCTGCAGGAAAgaggtgaaaaggaaaaagatggtCCATGTGAATAAACTCCGGAAAACCATTGGCCGTCTAGAAGTTAAG TGCAAGAACGCTGAAGCAGGCTGCTTGGTGACATGCCCCCTGGCCCATCGCAAGGGGCACCAAGACTCATGCCCATTTGAGCTGATGGCCTGTCCTAACGAGGGCTGCACTGCACAGGTGCCTCGTGGCACCCTGGGTGAGCACCAACAGCACTGCCAGCAAGGTGTCCAGCAGCGCTGCTCTCTGGGCTGTGGGGCCACCCTGGGTCCAGCCCAGCGTGCTAGCCACAACTGCTACCGCGAGCTGCGTGAGGCCTGGAGCCAGCGCCAGGAGCGCAGCCGGGTCCTGCTGTTGCACCTCCTGCAGCGCGTGCGCCGTGTACACCGGGCCACCAGCCTTGTCCGTCGGCAGCTGGCCCAGCTCAGCAAATTCCTGGAAGAAGATGAGGCCCTGCTCATGGGTGCCCCGCAGGAGGCAGTTGAGGGTGCCCCAGAAGGCAGTATGGGGGCTGAGGTCTGGGGGACCCAGGGCTAA
- the TBL3 gene encoding transducin beta-like protein 3 isoform X2, translating into MAETAAGASRFKANYAVERRIEPFYKGGKAQLDQNGQHLFCICGTRVNVLKVASGAILQSLEQEDQEDITTFDLSPNDEVLVTASRALLLAQWDWREGRITRVWKAIHTAPVATMAFDPTSTLLATGGCDGAVRIWDITQHYGTHHFRGSPGVVHLVAFHPDPACLLLFSSAADAAIRVWSLQDRSCLAVLTAHYSVITSLAFSTDGCTMLSSGRDKICIVWDLRSHQVTRTVPVFESVEAAVLLPEEPAPELGVKSTGLHFLTAGNLGMLRVWEAASGQCVHTQSRLPGSGRELTHCSLARTAGLLLSVTADHNLLLYEAHSLRLQKQFAGYSEEVLDVRFLGPEDSHIVVASNSPCLKVFELQTSSCQILHGHTDIVLALDVFRKGWFFASCAKDQTIRVWRMNKAGQVVCVAQGSGHTHSVGTICCSRLKESFLVTGSQDCTVKLWPLPEALLSKSTAPDSSPVLLQAQTTQRCHEKDINSVAVAPNDKLLATGSQDRTAKLWALPQCQLLGVFSGHRRGLWCVQFSPMDQVLATASADGTIKLWALQDFSCLKTFEGHDASVLKVAFVSRGTQLLSSGSDGLVKLWTIKNNECVQTLDAHEDKVWGLHCSRMDDRTLTGASDSRVILWKDITEAVQAEKQAKQEEQVIKQQELDNLLHEKRYLRALGLAISLDWPHTVLTVIHAIRRDPEACEKLEATVIRLRRDQKEALLRFCITWNTNSRHCHEAQAVLSALLRHEPPEELLAYDGVQAALEALLPYTERHFQRLSRTLQTATFLDFLWHSIKLPMLPAPPQPSST; encoded by the exons ATGGCAGAGACCGCAGCCGGAGCGAGCCGCTTCAAGGCCAA CTATGCTGTTGAACGTAGGATTGAGCCTTTCTACAAGGGCGGAAAAGCACAG CTGGACCAAAACGGTCAGCACCTCTTCTGTATCTGTGGTACCAGAGTCAATGTCCTAAAGGTGGCCTCGGGAGCCATCTTGCAAAGCCTGGAGCAG GAGGACCAAGAAGACATCACGACCTTTGATCTCAGCCCCAATGATGAG GTGCTGGTGACAGCCAGCAGGGCATTGTTGCTGGCTCAGTGGGACTGGCGAGAGGGCAGGATTACCCGCGTGTGGAAGGCGATACACACAGCCCCTGTGGCCACCATGGCCTTTGACCCCACCTCCACATTGCTAGCCACAG GTGGCTGTGACGGGGCCGTGCGCATCTGGGACATCACGCAGCACTATGGGACACACCACTTTCGGGGCTCACCTGGTGTTGTGCA TCTGGTGGCCTTCCACCCGGACCCTGCCTGCCTGCTGCTCTTCTCCTCAGCTGCAGATGCTGCCATTCGTGTGTGGTCACTTCAGGACAGGTCATGCTTAGCTGTGCTGACTGCCCATTACAGTGTCATCACCTCATTGGCCTTTAGTACTGATGGCTGCACTATGCTCAG CTCTGGTCGTGACAAGATCTGTATTGTTTGGGATCTTCGCAGCCACCAGGTCACAAGGACTGTGCCAGTCTTTGAG AGTGTAGAGGCTGCTGTGCTATTGCCAGAGGAACCAGCGCCTGAGCTGGGTGTGAAGTCCACAGGCCTGCACTTCCTGACGGCTGGCAACCTAG GTATGCTGCGGGTGTGGGAGGCAGCTTCTGGGCAGTGTGTGCACACACAATCTCGGCTACCAGGCTCCGGGCGGGAGCTGACCCACTGTTCCCTGGCTCGTACCGCTGGCCTGCTCCTCAGTGTCACTGCCGACCACAATCTTCTGCTCTATGAGGCACACTCTCTGCGGCTGCAGAAACAG TTTGCAGGTTACAGTGAGGAGGTCTTGGATGTCCGGTTCCTTGGACCTGAGGACTCCCACATCGTTGTGGCCTCCAACAGCCCCTGCCTGAAAGTGTTTGAGCTGCAGACATCGTCCTGCCAGATCCTTCATGGCCACACAG ACATAGTCCTGGCTCTGGATGTGTTCCGGAAGGGGTGGTTCTTTGCCAGCTGTGCCAAG GATCAGACCATCCGCGTCTGGAGGATGAACAAGGCTGGCCAGGTGGTCTGTGTGGCTCAGGGCTCTGGGCACACACACAGCGTGGGCACCATCTGCTGCTCTAG GCTGAAGGAGTCCTTCCTGGTGACGGGCAGCCAGGACTGCACTGTGAAGCTGTGGCCCCTTCCTGAAGCCCTGCTGTCTAAGAGCACAGCTCCAGATAGCAGCCCTGTTCTTCTGCAAGCCCAGACTACCCAGCGCTGCCATGAAAAG GACATCAACAGCGTGGCTGTTGCCCCCAACGACAAGCTGCTAGCAACAGGCTCACAGGACCGCACAGCCAAGCTCTGGGCTCTGCCACAGTGCCAGCTGCTGGGTGTCTTCTCAGGCCACCGCCGTGGCCTCTGGTGTGTCCAGTTCTCACCCATGGACCAAGTGCTGGCCACAGCCTCCGCTGATGGTACCATCAAGCTTTGGGCACTACAGGACTTCAGCTGTCTCAAG ACATTTGAGGGCCATGATGCATCCGTGTTGAAGGTGGCCTTTGTGAGCCGTGGCACACAGCTGCTGTCCAG TGGCTCTGATGGCCTTGTGAAGCTCTGGACCATCAAGAACAATGAATGTGTACAGACACTGGATGCCCATGAGGACAAAGTCTGGGGGCTGCATTGCAGCCGGATGGATGACCGTACCCTCACTGGTGCCAGTGATTCCCGTGTCATCCTCTGGAAG GACATCACAGAGGCAGTACAGGCAGAGAAACAGGCCAAGCAGGAAGAACAGGTGATCAA gCAGCAAGAACTGGACAACCTGCTCCATGAGAAGCGGTACCTGCGGGCTCTGGGCCTGGCCATCTCCTTGGATTGGCCCCATACTGTGCTGACCGTCATCCATG cCATCCGTAGGGACCCTGAGGCCTGTGAGAAGCTGGAAGCCACTGTGATCCGACTGCGGCGAGACCAGAAAG AGGCCCTGCTGCGCTTCTGTATCACATGGAACACCAACTCACGGCATTGCCATGAAGCCCAGGCTGTGCTAAGTGCGCTCCTTCGGCATGAGCCCCCCGAGGAGCTGTTAGCCTACGATGGAGTACAGGCAGCGCTTGAGGCCCTACTGCCCTACACTG AGCGGCACTTTCAGCGGCTCAGTCGGACACTTCAGACAGCCACCTTCCTGGACTTCCTGTGGCATAGCATAAAACTGCCCATGCTCCCTGCACCCCCCCAGCCCTCAAGCACATAA
- the NOXO1 gene encoding NADPH oxidase organizer 1, with amino-acid sequence MGGTLITRASPNPSTAHSSGHHFAHLQGQELILFPTISALGSPSPVLLCSNPPPPLDSGDSKEAEKDPRVGGRGTSTGLGEASAGIPLQPVFWVPGSPLEGREAALSSVIAHPLRLTSCEVTAMAGDRHPVSVRAVALVRIERLQTFTFSVHWSDGSDTFMRRSWNEFRQLQKTLKETFPVEAGLLRRSDRVLPKLPDASLLTRGGLMGRGLARLQLLETYAQKLLATAERVVQSPVLTGFFAPQPLDLEPALPPGSLVILPAPKEPLSLPAGSPTIHSLETQSLRCLQPFSTQDTRGGSFHARAQERLDVLLRHPSGWWLVENEDQQTAWFPAPYLEEVSLSQDSEWAVSTWSNGPQFCASRAYEGSRADELSVPVGARVSVLKTSDRGWWLCRCRGGTLGRGASSGQAGP; translated from the exons ATGGGTGGTACTTTGATTACCAGAGCCAGTCCCAACCCTTCCACTGCCCATTCTTCAGGACACCATTTTGCACACCTCCAGGGCCAGGAGCTCATTCTTTTTCCTACCATTTCTGCCTTGGGCTCTCCAAGCCCTGTGCTCCTGTGCTCCAACCCTCCCCCCCCCTTGGACTCAGGGGACAGCAAGGAAGCTGAAAAGGACCCAAGGGTGGGAGGGCGGGGCACCTCCACAGGCCTGGGGGAAGCGTCGGCAGGAATTCCACTCCAGCCAGTCTTCTGGGTGCCTGGGAGCCCCCTGGAGGGCAGGGAAGCAGCACTATCGTCAGTCATTGCCCACCCTCTGAGGCTCACAAGCTGCGAGGTCACAGCAATGGCAGGAGACCGACACCCAGTTTCAGTGCGAGCAGTGGCCCTGGTGCGGATAGAGCGGCTCCAG ACATTCACTTTCTCAGTGCACTGGTCAGACGGCAGCGACACTTTCATGCGCAGAAGCTGGAATGAATTCAGGCAGCTCCAG AAGACCCTGAAAGAGACCTTCCCAGTGGAGGCAGGCCTGCTGCGGAGATCCGACCGAGTTCTCCCCAAGCTTCCTG ATGCATCGCTGTTGACGCGCGGGGGACTCATGGGCCGTGGCCTGGCCCGCCTACAGCTGCTGGAGACCTATGCACAGAAGCTGTTGGCGACTGCAGAGCGCGTGGTGCAGAGCCCAGTGCTCACTGGCTTCTTTGCTCCACAACCACTGGACCTGGAGCCAGCGCTGCCACCCGGGAG TCTGGTGATCCTGCCAGCCCCCAAGGAGCCCCTATCCCTCCCCGCTGGCAGCCCAACCATTCACAGCCTGGAGACTCAGAGCCTGCGTTGCCTGCAGCCCTTCAGCACACAGGACACACGAGGCGGGTCTTTCCACGCTAGGGCCCAGGAAAGGCTGGACGTACTGCTGCGACACCCTTCAG GCTGGTGGCTGGTGGAGAATGAGGACCAGCAGACAGCTTGGTTTCCAGCTCCCTACCTGGAGGAAGTGTCCCTAAGCCAGGACTCCGAGTGGGCCGTGTCCACATGGAGCAATG GCCCCCAGTTTTGCGCTTCCCGTGCCTACGAGGGCAGCCGTGCAGATGAACTATCAGTGCCTGTGGGGGCGCGAGTGAGCGTGCTGAAAACATCCGACCGTGGCTGGTGGCTGTGCAGGTGCAGGGGTGGGACTCTGGGTAGGGGAGCCTCCTCAGGGCAGGCGGGTCCCTAA
- the RNF151 gene encoding RING finger protein 151 isoform X2: MSGGYDLNLFASPPDLNFLCSVCHGVLKRPVRLPCSHIFCKKCILRWLARQKTCPCCRKEVKRKKMVHVNKLRKTIGRLEVKCKNAEAGCLVTCPLAHRKGHQDSCPFELMACPNEGCTAQVPRGTLGEHQQHCQQGVQQRCSLGCGATLGPAQRASHNCYRELREAWSQRQERSRVLLLHLLQRVRRVHRATSLVRRQLAQLSKFLEEDEALLMGAPQEAVEGAPEGSMGAEVWGTQG, encoded by the exons ATG AGTGGCGGGTATGATCTCAACCTCTTCGCCAGCCCGCCTGACTTAAACTTCCTGTGCTCTGTCTGCCATGGAGTTCTCAAGAGGCCAGTGAGGTTGCCATGCAGCCACATCTTCTGTAAAAAGTGCATCCTCCGGTGGCTAGCTAG ACAAAAGACCTGTCCGTGCTGCAGGAAAgaggtgaaaaggaaaaagatggtCCATGTGAATAAACTCCGGAAAACCATTGGCCGTCTAGAAGTTAAG TGCAAGAACGCTGAAGCAGGCTGCTTGGTGACATGCCCCCTGGCCCATCGCAAGGGGCACCAAGACTCATGCCCATTTGAGCTGATGGCCTGTCCTAACGAGGGCTGCACTGCACAGGTGCCTCGTGGCACCCTGGGTGAGCACCAACAGCACTGCCAGCAAGGTGTCCAGCAGCGCTGCTCTCTGGGCTGTGGGGCCACCCTGGGTCCAGCCCAGCGTGCTAGCCACAACTGCTACCGCGAGCTGCGTGAGGCCTGGAGCCAGCGCCAGGAGCGCAGCCGGGTCCTGCTGTTGCACCTCCTGCAGCGCGTGCGCCGTGTACACCGGGCCACCAGCCTTGTCCGTCGGCAGCTGGCCCAGCTCAGCAAATTCCTGGAAGAAGATGAGGCCCTGCTCATGGGTGCCCCGCAGGAGGCAGTTGAGGGTGCCCCAGAAGGCAGTATGGGGGCTGAGGTCTGGGGGACCCAGGGCTAA
- the TBL3 gene encoding transducin beta-like protein 3 isoform X1: MDWPSRSWKPISTSLIGGGGSNYAVERRIEPFYKGGKAQLDQNGQHLFCICGTRVNVLKVASGAILQSLEQEDQEDITTFDLSPNDEVLVTASRALLLAQWDWREGRITRVWKAIHTAPVATMAFDPTSTLLATGGCDGAVRIWDITQHYGTHHFRGSPGVVHLVAFHPDPACLLLFSSAADAAIRVWSLQDRSCLAVLTAHYSVITSLAFSTDGCTMLSSGRDKICIVWDLRSHQVTRTVPVFESVEAAVLLPEEPAPELGVKSTGLHFLTAGNLGMLRVWEAASGQCVHTQSRLPGSGRELTHCSLARTAGLLLSVTADHNLLLYEAHSLRLQKQFAGYSEEVLDVRFLGPEDSHIVVASNSPCLKVFELQTSSCQILHGHTDIVLALDVFRKGWFFASCAKDQTIRVWRMNKAGQVVCVAQGSGHTHSVGTICCSRLKESFLVTGSQDCTVKLWPLPEALLSKSTAPDSSPVLLQAQTTQRCHEKDINSVAVAPNDKLLATGSQDRTAKLWALPQCQLLGVFSGHRRGLWCVQFSPMDQVLATASADGTIKLWALQDFSCLKTFEGHDASVLKVAFVSRGTQLLSSGSDGLVKLWTIKNNECVQTLDAHEDKVWGLHCSRMDDRTLTGASDSRVILWKDITEAVQAEKQAKQEEQVIKQQELDNLLHEKRYLRALGLAISLDWPHTVLTVIHAIRRDPEACEKLEATVIRLRRDQKEALLRFCITWNTNSRHCHEAQAVLSALLRHEPPEELLAYDGVQAALEALLPYTERHFQRLSRTLQTATFLDFLWHSIKLPMLPAPPQPSST; this comes from the exons ATGGACTGGCCTTCGAGGTCGTGGAAGCCGATATCCACGAGCCTGATCGGCGGAGGTGGCAGCAA CTATGCTGTTGAACGTAGGATTGAGCCTTTCTACAAGGGCGGAAAAGCACAG CTGGACCAAAACGGTCAGCACCTCTTCTGTATCTGTGGTACCAGAGTCAATGTCCTAAAGGTGGCCTCGGGAGCCATCTTGCAAAGCCTGGAGCAG GAGGACCAAGAAGACATCACGACCTTTGATCTCAGCCCCAATGATGAG GTGCTGGTGACAGCCAGCAGGGCATTGTTGCTGGCTCAGTGGGACTGGCGAGAGGGCAGGATTACCCGCGTGTGGAAGGCGATACACACAGCCCCTGTGGCCACCATGGCCTTTGACCCCACCTCCACATTGCTAGCCACAG GTGGCTGTGACGGGGCCGTGCGCATCTGGGACATCACGCAGCACTATGGGACACACCACTTTCGGGGCTCACCTGGTGTTGTGCA TCTGGTGGCCTTCCACCCGGACCCTGCCTGCCTGCTGCTCTTCTCCTCAGCTGCAGATGCTGCCATTCGTGTGTGGTCACTTCAGGACAGGTCATGCTTAGCTGTGCTGACTGCCCATTACAGTGTCATCACCTCATTGGCCTTTAGTACTGATGGCTGCACTATGCTCAG CTCTGGTCGTGACAAGATCTGTATTGTTTGGGATCTTCGCAGCCACCAGGTCACAAGGACTGTGCCAGTCTTTGAG AGTGTAGAGGCTGCTGTGCTATTGCCAGAGGAACCAGCGCCTGAGCTGGGTGTGAAGTCCACAGGCCTGCACTTCCTGACGGCTGGCAACCTAG GTATGCTGCGGGTGTGGGAGGCAGCTTCTGGGCAGTGTGTGCACACACAATCTCGGCTACCAGGCTCCGGGCGGGAGCTGACCCACTGTTCCCTGGCTCGTACCGCTGGCCTGCTCCTCAGTGTCACTGCCGACCACAATCTTCTGCTCTATGAGGCACACTCTCTGCGGCTGCAGAAACAG TTTGCAGGTTACAGTGAGGAGGTCTTGGATGTCCGGTTCCTTGGACCTGAGGACTCCCACATCGTTGTGGCCTCCAACAGCCCCTGCCTGAAAGTGTTTGAGCTGCAGACATCGTCCTGCCAGATCCTTCATGGCCACACAG ACATAGTCCTGGCTCTGGATGTGTTCCGGAAGGGGTGGTTCTTTGCCAGCTGTGCCAAG GATCAGACCATCCGCGTCTGGAGGATGAACAAGGCTGGCCAGGTGGTCTGTGTGGCTCAGGGCTCTGGGCACACACACAGCGTGGGCACCATCTGCTGCTCTAG GCTGAAGGAGTCCTTCCTGGTGACGGGCAGCCAGGACTGCACTGTGAAGCTGTGGCCCCTTCCTGAAGCCCTGCTGTCTAAGAGCACAGCTCCAGATAGCAGCCCTGTTCTTCTGCAAGCCCAGACTACCCAGCGCTGCCATGAAAAG GACATCAACAGCGTGGCTGTTGCCCCCAACGACAAGCTGCTAGCAACAGGCTCACAGGACCGCACAGCCAAGCTCTGGGCTCTGCCACAGTGCCAGCTGCTGGGTGTCTTCTCAGGCCACCGCCGTGGCCTCTGGTGTGTCCAGTTCTCACCCATGGACCAAGTGCTGGCCACAGCCTCCGCTGATGGTACCATCAAGCTTTGGGCACTACAGGACTTCAGCTGTCTCAAG ACATTTGAGGGCCATGATGCATCCGTGTTGAAGGTGGCCTTTGTGAGCCGTGGCACACAGCTGCTGTCCAG TGGCTCTGATGGCCTTGTGAAGCTCTGGACCATCAAGAACAATGAATGTGTACAGACACTGGATGCCCATGAGGACAAAGTCTGGGGGCTGCATTGCAGCCGGATGGATGACCGTACCCTCACTGGTGCCAGTGATTCCCGTGTCATCCTCTGGAAG GACATCACAGAGGCAGTACAGGCAGAGAAACAGGCCAAGCAGGAAGAACAGGTGATCAA gCAGCAAGAACTGGACAACCTGCTCCATGAGAAGCGGTACCTGCGGGCTCTGGGCCTGGCCATCTCCTTGGATTGGCCCCATACTGTGCTGACCGTCATCCATG cCATCCGTAGGGACCCTGAGGCCTGTGAGAAGCTGGAAGCCACTGTGATCCGACTGCGGCGAGACCAGAAAG AGGCCCTGCTGCGCTTCTGTATCACATGGAACACCAACTCACGGCATTGCCATGAAGCCCAGGCTGTGCTAAGTGCGCTCCTTCGGCATGAGCCCCCCGAGGAGCTGTTAGCCTACGATGGAGTACAGGCAGCGCTTGAGGCCCTACTGCCCTACACTG AGCGGCACTTTCAGCGGCTCAGTCGGACACTTCAGACAGCCACCTTCCTGGACTTCCTGTGGCATAGCATAAAACTGCCCATGCTCCCTGCACCCCCCCAGCCCTCAAGCACATAA